Sequence from the Nymphaea colorata isolate Beijing-Zhang1983 chromosome 9, ASM883128v2, whole genome shotgun sequence genome:
CATTCTTGTAGAAGCAAGCCCAATAACGTTAAGGTAATTTTATAacttaaacattaaaaatagaTTAAATTTTAGAGCAGATGACTTTGTAAGCACTAATAACATTATCTTGTAAGAAAGTCATAACAACAGTTGACCTCATTgggaagaatgaaaagaaatagaaaaactcCCAATAATAATAAATGCAATATTAAATGCAGAACCAGGTTTCTGAACTTCAATCAAGCACTTGACCACCAGCCCCAAAAAGGTAAAGCAGGTGGTCTTATGACGAGGGAGCCAGTTCTAGAAACTGCAGCAAATGAAGCCtgttattttaatgaaaaatgtggGACTAGGAGGACATGGACTAATTCTTTTCACAATAAACCATGTACAGTACACCAGGTTGTTGGTGGTGGTATACACATGCAAACACCCGATTTCAAGCAAAATATTACAGTTAATGAGGTCAGATTAACAAGTCCTAACACCTCTAACAAGGATGGTTTGGAAAGTTCAATTTAAGTGAATAAATAATATGgtttatttaagaaaacaaaaactcaaaAGCATGTGAACTGGATAATGACGAAATTTACAGGGTTCTGATCTGCCCATTTCCACAACTGGGAAAGCTCCTTGTTTCCAAGTCTCCATCGGGGTTTACTGCAAAACAACATTGACATTGTGCATCAGAAGCAACATCTGAATGCACAACTTGTGCAATGTTTGCAAGATCAATTCATACACTTACCAAAGTTCGCACAAGGTGGACAATCATGAATTGCATATACAGTTCCTTACAATCAAGATCACTTTTCATTACAGACGAATATATGAAGACTATGGTTCCCTTTCCAAAATACTTTTACTCACAAAAACAAATGCTCAGGTTaatcaaaatattgaaaataaaaacttaagAATAAGAACAGTTTGGTACTTTTGTTTATATGTTGTATACTCTTCTCTATCTAGTTCGGATTATGTCATACTTTGGTTTCAATGGTCCATTTCCTTTCTTATGGTTAGGTCAAACAGATGACCTGACAAAGCAagattagttgtttatttacCTATAGTAATGAGACTTTGGTAAAATCGTCATCTTCAAATTATTTTCACTCTTTCATTTTGTAGCACCACCCACAGAACCTACTTCAGCTACATAGTTGTACTAACTACTTTAGAGGCACATGTGGACGAGTAGAGAGTTGAAGATTTTAAAACCAAAAGGTGTTCGTAGGACCCTTTACTTTTTTGTAAAGGGCACCTtcttcaataaaattttgaaagagatCAGCTCATTGTGCACCATTGCACTTGTGAAAAATGCATCAAGTGGTTGCTGAGGACAAGTAAGGTATACGTAGCACTAAGAATCTATCAACATCTCTCATTCTGAAAGCTCAATCAAGAACTAATATTTCCAAAGTGACCTAGAACTGTGAGAATGCTTTCAAGTCCTCTCATAGCAGGATTTGATGAAGATGACCCAAAACAAATGCACAATTGCAATTGCATGAAGTGTGGAAACTGGAAAGCCTGTTGCGTTTCCTGTCTTACAATAGCACTATCACAATGAAAAGTGCAGCGAGGTAAAGAATACCAGATCCTTCCTGCCTGTCCTTGATTTCCTTAGTGTAACTTAGTGTGTCCAAAAATGAGAATAGGCATCCTCCGAGTCCTAGGTTTCTTACATATGCAACTTGGAATTAGGCAAATAAGCAGACAATGGAAACAGAGATGCAGCCTGGGTGATATGGAACTCTGAACTTGCTTCAACATAAAGGTCTGAGTTCAATCCGCAGATAGGTAGACAGAGCATCATCCATTTaagcacaaaagaaaagagcacCCACCGCTTTTTTGTTGCCTCATGGCCTGTAGTTCTCTCTGCAGCTTGCCTCTCATATGGTGGGCACCCATCACGCTTCCACCAAACCTTGAAAAGTTTTGTGACCACATGAATCCAGAAACCAAAGAATAACAAACGAAACAAACATGTGCTTTAATCCGGAGCCAAGaaggaaacaactgaaaaaaGACCAGAACTAACCCAGTTTTTTTCTCGCTCAAGTATATGTTCAATGCTATGCAGGAACTCATTCCCTTTTGGTGGGGTTTTTTCCAAAAGCTTCTTTACACGTTCTTCATATGATATGATCTCCTCCTTCTGaaaaatatatgcatgtaaAATTAAATGGCGATGATAAATCAAAACTCGAATGCAGAATGTTGACATTGTCCATAATCTGACACTCGTAAGGTAGCACATgcataaacattttcatgatcatATCAATAACTCAAGGAAATAAGTCACAAGGTCTAAGGCACttaaaatcagaaaagaacTTCAATACTATGCAAAAACGAGCCGCATATGTTGTCACTTCAAATAATGAACTAACCATGTTTTCTGATGGCCCTTCTTTCTCACTTTTCCCAGGTGCCTAGAAATCACAAAACAACAGATTTACATGATGCTGCATTATGAAGATAAAATTAAGTAACAGGTGGAACAGAATACAAAAGGTAAATAAAGCCAAGTAAGATTATCTTGACATGGAACccctttaaattttaaaacagcTACCAAGTGCAGAAAGGCTAAGCAAGATATTCAATGACCTGCTTTTTAAATTTAAGTCCAGAATTGATAATTTTCCTCCTAAATTTAAGTTTTCACATTACTCTTTTCTGtatgaaatttctgaaaaacaACAGTCACCACCAGGTATGAAGGTAAACAATAGCTGAAAGGTGCCTTAATTAATTGGAATACAACCATACCTTAAagtaatcaaacaaaataagacaCTGAACAAGGACATGACGGCGAAAACTTGGATCTTTCAActgtaaaaaaaatggaaagaaacaaaacataTGATGTGAAGACAATATCCAAAAGATTTGTTGCCATTAAAGCAcatatcaataaatataagtGAGCTACCTCCAATCCCATTAATTTGCTGCTGGTCAGATATTTTATGCTTAAAGATACTGCCTCTTCTTCATCAAGATTGTTTGCATTTCCTTCATCCTCATTTAATGGTTGAGCATCAAATGTATCCAAGACTACCTGAAGCATCAGAAAATGtgaatacaaaaaagaaaagaaaaacaaccatTGCTTGTATAAGATGAGACAGACGACATGGACATAAAGAAAACACAAATAGAACAAGGAACGCAGAACAGATAAAAAGGAATGAGGCCATCAACCAACAAAAATTTGTCATAACATCAGACAGTAAGAGATATACCCCTAAGCTTGACGCAAAGCTCTGCCACTTGGAAGGGGCTAGAGTGGAGGAAGCACGGCTATAGAAATGCTCCTGAAAATCCACCAAAATAGAGAAGAATGATTCAACATATCATTCTCGAAAGATGCCACCTTAATAGCAATTAGCAACAGCTATCAGGATATGGAGATTGACTGGAACGATGAATATTAATGTCATGGAAGTACCAAGAAGTTGAGAACCTACATCTAACAGTAGAAAAATTAACTACTCAACTTGATCCATTAGCAACCCATTTGTACATTGCTTAGTCAATGCAAGTGGCATGAATGGGTAAATATGTAAACTTACATGATGGCTCATGGTTTCCATTAATTCCTGTGAACTAGGCATTTTTGACGTGAACTTCCTAAAGTTATTGGCTACATGGCAGGCATGATTTTAACATATAACAAAGATGGGCATGTCCTTGTAATTGGTtaatacattttatttttactaaTTGTTAAAGGGATAAAACATTCTGCCAAACATTTGATAATTAAGAATACAGATCTTCAGCTGATCGACACATATTTTTAAGTGAAATAGCAAATGATGATCTGGAAATCAGCAGCCAGAGAAGGTCTAAAATGTTTCATCTAATCTTTACAAGAAACAACATATTCTCCCAAACCTGTAGACTCCAAAAGGTTTTGTAAAAGTTGAAGTCAACTTGTACAcctgagaaacaaaaaaagaaaaggatgtaaATCCTTGAAACAGTTAGAACCTGAACGCAGCACAACATTAGCAATAGTGAAATGGCAAATACCAGCTGGAGGATCTTTTTCATACTTTGTTTCATTTGACGTATTGAAGACTCCCTTTATGTTAACAGCTGAATGTacaaaaagcaaagaaagaaataagcaAGCAAATCATCTTTCACTAGTGCAAGAAATTAGGGAAATTGGATGCAGAATTTACCTGAGCGCTCtgataaagggaaaaaatgagCCAGAAACATGAGGATGCGACCACAAAAAACGACATCATTTGCCTGAATGTGCACTACAGGAAGTAAGTATGCAGATCAATATGGTAAAAAAGGTGACTGGAAGGACTTAATTTCAGGCCTGCCTTAGAGACATTAAGGCATAACATTCTTAAATGAACGAGACTAAGACTACCACATTGCTCATCTCCAGATCATTAAGTTTGACTAGTCACTGGTGGACCACAAAACTATTGAAAACATGTTAAGTTTTTATTATGGGTAGAAAATCACAAATGGTCCCCATCAAAGATGAAGACAAAGTTTGATTTTAGAAGAAGATAAGTTCATTAAGCTAGGAAGGAGTTGGTTATATGATCTATACAAAGCATGCTTCCTGCAGCAACATATTGCGGAGGAACTCACCATGCTAAATAGGTGCATGTGTGAATGCAAGTCCATGTATGACACCATAATTTGAAATACATGGGCACAGGTGAAGGAGAAAGGGTATACACATGTGCATGTATAGGCGTATGTAGTGTCTGCTTGTACCAGTATACAAATCagttagaaattaaaatttacGGAGCACACTTgttatataaactataaagacATTCATATACTAATAtattgcatacatatatatatcttttcatgTGAAGAAACCAGCATGCCCTAGACAGATCCAGAGACCTTTTATATGATGTTCCCTGCTTCTTTACTAAATCTAGCCTCATAGATATGATCCTAGAACATAATAACACATTTAAATTGATAGCTTTCATATACTATACAGTTTTTAAgtatcaaacaaatcaacagCTCATATAGCACCAAAAAGTTGACAATAAGCCTAAAAGACACTTGAGATCTTTCTCCAAACCAAAGATTTTCTACATAATAGACTCCAACAACTTGCGAATTCTCAAAAATGGACCAGTAGTTCCCAATGAGATCAGTACACACACACTACTGATAAAcactaaaacaaacaaaatctgaACATATAACCTGAAAATTACATAAAGATGATTTCGCACCTTTGAAAGTCGACGAAGAAGTTGATTGCATGTCCTCAACATCACAAGCTTCCCCCGACCAAAAAGTTCTTGCTGCATGTTGAAAAGAACCGTTTTGAAGCAAACATACAAGTAATTGGAAAATTATGTCTAATGAGGGCTGTGACCTATCCAGTCCAAACAATATTCTCTTAGGTACCTTCCCAAGAACATCTTGCTTTCTTTCAATGTAACCAAAAATTTCCTTGCAATCCCTCATGGTAGACATCTCAGTCAGATCCTCCAAAAGCTGGAATATCATACCACCCTCTACATGACCCTTTTCACAAAGATGTAACACAATATCTGCAGAATCCAAGAAGACAGATGTATACTACTTTCTTTTGTATTCAAATATCTGGTGAATTAAGTGAAGAGCAGTGAGCTACAATGGAGAAAAGATGACAAACCAAGAAGTCTTGGTACTAGACCAGGGATgctttctccatcatcaatggACTGCCCATGAAGCATAACCCTTTCTCCTGCTTCAACTGCAGACAACTACATGTGCATTCACAGAGAAATTATTTAATGAAAAGTTATAAGGCAAACAAAGAGATGCCAGAAATGTTTTAGATAATTAAGAAACTAAATGATTGCAACTTACAACGAGGTCTTGAAGCAATATTCGCAGAGCATTTTCCAACAATTGATTTTCTTCTTGGATCAAAATTGTTTGTCTCTGACAAAGCAATATGTCTATGAGCATAAATATTTACATTTTACAGTAAAAGCAAGTATTGAAAAATGCAGCACACACATAAATTTGAATCACATCTACAAGTTTGACAACAGCTATAATTAGCATGCCATGGTTAACTATTAGAAGcaatttattttaaaagaaatcaaaagaatGCATAGTGCAGGACAGTCATGCTAAatagcaagaaaaatgaaggtATCCTAGTAAAAATGTAACatttcaaagcaaaaaaaacttGCACCACCAATTTTGGTAACCACACCATTTTGATAAGGAGACCTGCTATCGACatatgaaacaaacaaaatcgCACTCCTGCTGTGGAACCAGAATATGGAACTAAGTTACGACCTGAGGCTTTATGGCTTCTTGTACCGTCTGAAGAGCAAAACTTTCTGGTGAGCCTTCATGCAATATAGCACTTTTAAATACTTCCtgcaaataataaaacaagCACCCCAGCATTAGAAAGATATCGTACTAAGCAATAAttctaagggcccgtttgatgcacaggaaaaatccTGTGCATCGGGTGAAAACGTTACGGGTGGGTGAAGTTTAACGCGGTGAGTCTAACATGCATCAAACGTCAAAAAAATTAACGCGACAAAACAGTACGAGCGGGTGAAGTGTAACGCGCAAAAAAGTTCGACCTGTGCAGGTCGGATTTTTTCACGCGGATTTTTTTGAGAGCCGTTAGGGCTCTCTTCTTTCTTCGTCGCCACTCACGCTGCCATGCTCGTCTCTCGACTCTATCGCCACTCTTGCTGCTCGTCGCTCGCCACCCTCGCTGCTCGTCTCTCGTCTCTCTTCTGAAGTTCGCCACTCTCGTTGCTCGTCTCtcgtctctctttctcgcttTTTGAGAGCCCCTTCATCTCTGCGAAGCCCTTTCTTTCCCTcaatcttcctcttcctcctcggcGCCGCGTAAGGTGACCTTCcttctcccccctctctctctgtttctgctTTATTACAGTGCCCTaatccctttctcttctctctctctctgcaggGTTGGCTGAAAGAAGCTGCATTTGCAGTTGCCGGTAGGTTGAGCCACCAAAATCATATCCATCTCTCTAGGTGAGTCCCCGTTAATTAGCACATACTCCTTGAATTTACAAGATAAATCCAAATATTCATATGGTAAAATGCTTTATGGATCACATTTAGCTGTTACTTTTGCAATTATGTTTGGTTTGGTACTTTGGTTAATGTGCAAAAAACtaccttgtgcatcaaacagggttaatttTGCAGGGTTAATTTTGCCACGTTAAATTATACCCtgtcatcaaacagggcctcaaattggaagagagaaatttcatcctgtaaatttttccaggaaaatttaccatggtaactTTACCACGTCAAATTCTTCCATgtcatcaaacgggccctaaatgATGAAAGCTTTAGGAAAAATGCAATTGCTACGGCAAGTTCATGTGGTAAGACATTTAGATACAGATCATGTCGAttaatccaaaatccaaatcagaacaagaaaagaaagagataacaTTTCCTCTGATGGTATATGACAGCAGCTtgagaaacagaagaaaaatgaaaagaatttgtGCGTTTCTAACACATCTTTAGGGTTCTAGACCGTAATCAAACTTCAGAATGGATAGCCCGTTTTGAGCtgcacagacacacacacacacagagagagagagagtttcttCCGCCGTTCAGAACTTTCATCCAAATCACGCAGTAAAAAAACTCGACGATGATTCTAGCAGGAAAACCAAAATGAATACACTGCAGAAGCATGAGCCTCGGGAACTTAGGCAAAAATCCACTACCATCCACAGCTAGGGCTTAAAGCAGTAGCAAGAAAGCCCAAACAGCCACCACCAACAAAATAGACCAAGCTCCTGTGAAGTGCAATCACGGAGAAGCAAGCGGATACCCAATGATGTGCTGTGATAACGgaacgagaaagagagagagagagagagagacgcaccAGGACCCTGTCTCGGTCCGCGTGGCTCGATACGAGAACAGGGGCTCGCTCCTTCGGCGGCTGATTCAGAAGGATGCGGAGCTGCGGCACCGGAGAACCCTCCGCCATAGATGACGACGATGACGAGTTAGCGCAGCAGAGCAGCCCAGTCGCCCGCTACCTCGAGAAGTCGGTCAGAGGAGGAGCGCGTCAGGCGAGTGCCGCCACCGGCATCAGAGAATGAGAGTCGACCAACAGCAGCATATAAGTCTAACCAACCCACGCCCcttctttcaaatatttcatTCCCACACTCTTTTTGTTGCTTCTATTAGTTACCTTTCCCCTTACCATCTAGATTTTATTGTCTGTAATATAATCACTGTTTACTCTTCATTAATCACATTTCTCCTCGCAGTTGTTGTTGCATTCATAGAAGAGTTTGAtacaatatttttgaataatgtGAGAGGGGAGGTAGGTGTACGTGGAATGATTCAAATCCATCGAATGCCTGATGTACCAAAAATTAGAACTGcattcttaaaaattaaaagcacTATAAAACTTGTTAATGCATACATTAACACATAAACAATGAATAATTGTTTCAAGCTCATTATATGGATTAACAATGCTTGCCAATCAAATGTCTAACTTACCAATCAAGCGTGCGCTTCAGGTTTCCTTAAAATTTGGTTTCCTTGAAATTTACTTATGATAAGTTAACCCCTTTTGAggttttcaaataaattatttatctaAAAGCCtggttttttaattagtttttcgAAAAAGTTCAAAACCATGTTAGATGCCAATTGAATACTTAGCTTGACCATGAAGTCGTGATTTTTCTTCGAATGATAGTCAATTAGTTGTTAAAATAGGTTTGAAGCAGCTTATTCAAATGGTAGACTTAATAAAATCAAGAGCCTTGGAATGGTGAGTCCTAATCCTCGAATGATAGATTTAAGAATATCAGTTATATTAGTTTTTAATTACTAACATActtattattttaatacttGATTTTAATcttaagtcttttttttttatgggtaCTACATATTTCATGACTTTGCTTTTGATTCTTACGCTTTGCTTTGCTTGGCTTCAAATGGCTCGGTCTTGTTTTTAcatatttaattatttgtttTGCCTCATCCCATTTAACAATATTGTTGTGGCCCGCCCACTAGTCCGGCTAATTACACTATGCCCCTTAGAACAAGAAAGCGAATCAACAACAACATAAAGATTCACACAAGGATCATTGGCGGAGCCAAGGTGGTCAGCCCcctagtttttgaaaaattaatttctctgatacaaattttataaaaaatttactttcGCCCTTGTaatgattttgaaaactatatattGGTCCCCATAAAAACTTGATGGCTCCTGTCACAAACATTATAACTACCATCATTGGTACCAACACAGTTGAAGATCTTAAAATCCGGGAAAATGATGAACCTTCCGGTCTTATTCTAGaattttaaacggcaaggtttttaTTGGGAATAATAggatgagcttgaaaaaaaaattaattttgttaaaaattaaaagcagttgaaaaataaaataagtaaaaaaatagtCATAAATAGATTTAcaataaatagaaaatagaaaatgaaaaaaaaactatttgtcattaaaaagctgaaaaaagtgaaaaagcaaaaaaaaagtttaaaacgcatccttttccttttaacgttttttcaaaaaaacatgttttttttttaattttaaacggctatttaatttatcgtgttttttttaatattttattaaaaaacgCATTTTCTGTGGCAGAACTGAAACCTTTCACTCATTGTGAACGGTATGGATGAAACTCTCCCTCCCCAAAGATatgaaaagattattttttttatttacatattttcatTAACTAAGTGCCAAATTTGGACCcctttttttcaataaaaatcaaacGGATATCTGATTTCGGTGAACATCCAAATCGAGAAATTCGGATCTGTGTGAGTAATATCGGAAGAAATGCATCTCTTTTCGAATCCGAGCAAGCAAGATCCAAATACTTGCATCTGCTCGAGTTcggggtggtggtggtggtggttacGAGGAGTCGGCCCAAACTGTACGGACGCGCCACGGGTGGAGCGGAATCCGAAATTGGCGCGAACCCGCTGAGTGGATTCCTCATTTCCTCTCTTCATCTTTATCTAGAAAACCGCCTGATTCCGCAGTCTCCCTCGCCCAAGTGAAAGGAAAGCCAAAATGAGAACGCAGAGAGAAGAGGCGTGATTAATTCTGGCTGTGGTCATCGGAGGAGGGGATTCTTCCACTTTTTGAGGTAATAACCCCTTCCTAATTATTCGATGGTCTTTTATCTCTTCTCATATTCTGAATGGGGATTTATGGtttcttcttgtccttcttattactcttctctttcttgagaAGATATTCGTCCTTGTATTATTCCTCGTCCTGGTGTTTTGATTTCTTTGGCGACAATGGACGGACCCTCTCTGCTCTTCTTattcttgatttcttgattCTCTACAAGAAAAGACGGCACTTAGTTTCGTTTTATATTTTAATCAGGGAGTGGCATATTAGTTTTGTATTTTAAGTCTCTTTCCATGTTGGCTGCTTATGCTTCGGCAAAGCTGATTCTCCACGAAATCTTCCCCAACTTATCCCACTGCTCTTGAAAACACGGTCGCTTCCAATTCAATTGCAGGGAGGTTCTTCTTCTGTCCACAGACAAGAAGCGGACATCTATGATCCCGCAAGCTTCTTGGACAGAGAAGAACACGTGGTTCTTCCATTATATATGTTGCATGAATTGTGTTATCCAACTTTATGATCATGCCCTGGTTTTCAGTCGGCCGGTTTGGCTGTATCCTGCCGTTCTTTCTGAAAATTAATGGTACATACAGATTCAAAATGTCCAAACATACATGGATAAAAACAAATGCTTGAAACGAATGTCTTGATCAGACTTTATTAAGAGATCAAATCAATAGTTCATaatcttcaaaaattaaaagaaatacaTAAATCGatccctttttttaaaaaatacaaggGGTGCGGACGGGGGATGCCCGGCGGCTCCTCGACGGCGTCCATATTGGACGGCAATTTGTATATGCATTCTACTTAAACCGCCATGAAGGGCAATGTTGGAAAAACGTTCcctccatcattttcttttcttttgaatgacTTGCTCTTTTTTGAGTTAAAGTGGCATTTCTTAAATTATTAGGGCTCTTCAAGTCACCAACATGAAAAGTGCAAATACAAAACACACacgtatacatacatatagaaaTTGGTATGTTCCTTTACTTAACTTGTGAAAAAACCATTTTCAGTCTTATTGACGGTTAATGGaaacaaaaggggaaaaagacTTGAAGTAATAATAAATAATGGAAATGGTCCATCTCCTTTTTTTGAAGCACAATTGGTATGTGCCaaccttttacttttttttaaattgagggtTAGTGGAAACAAAGGACAAAATtgctctatttcttttcttttttctaagtGCGAACGTAAAATACATACACATTACATAGATATAGAAATTGGTACGAGCCTTTAGGTGCTAAATTTATAAGAAACCACTTCAGCAtgctatttttttaaaattggcGGTGAAtagaaacacacaaaaaaaggtCAGTGAATTAATagtggtaaaaaaaaatgctccatgtccttttttcccattttctctctccagtcggaatgaaaaaatcaaaggtaTTACGAGTTTAAGGACCTAAGAGTTTGACACCAACCAATGCTGTCGTGGTCAACCATTAGAGCAATCTCCCCACTTTTGAGAAGTTACAAATAGGGAAACTGAATAGTAAAAGTTGACACAGCTTGGAAATTGATGTCTGTTCACGTTAAAGGTAGTCATGACAATAAGGCTGTGCATCGGGGATACCTGGCCCGATCGGGCCGGGGTTCGAGCTCGAAAAAGCGTATTGCTTGCTCGGGTTGATTCGATGGGGCCTGATTTGGTTTGATATGcattttaatgttatttttatttttatgataatatatattttattacaattaattatatttatgtattattttatatttaaaaatatatttttgtattttaatagGGCTGGGCCACGCCGGATTCTAGCTTTGGGTTTTGGGTATGGGGTTGAGCTTGGGCTGCAGA
This genomic interval carries:
- the LOC116260918 gene encoding THO complex subunit 1, with protein sequence MAEGSPVPQLRILLNQPPKERAPVLVSSHADRDRVLEVFKSAILHEGSPESFALQTVQEAIKPQRQTILIQEENQLLENALRILLQDLVLSAVEAGERVMLHGQSIDDGESIPGLVPRLLDIVLHLCEKGHVEGGMIFQLLEDLTEMSTMRDCKEIFGYIERKQDVLGKQELFGRGKLVMLRTCNQLLRRLSKANDVVFCGRILMFLAHFFPLSERSAVNIKGVFNTSNETKYEKDPPAGVQVDFNFYKTFWSLQEHFYSRASSTLAPSKWQSFASSLGVVLDTFDAQPLNEDEGNANNLDEEEAVSLSIKYLTSSKLMGLELKDPSFRRHVLVQCLILFDYFKAPGKSEKEGPSENMKEEIISYEERVKKLLEKTPPKGNEFLHSIEHILEREKNWVWWKRDGCPPYERQAAERTTGHEATKKRKPRWRLGNKELSQLWKWADQNPNVLTDAQRVQMPSVTEYWKPLAEDMDVSAGIEAEYHHKNNRVYCWKGLRFSARQDLEGFSRFTDHGIEGVVPPELLPPEMRSKFHTKSGERSKRAKREEEAKGTTNHAEDNQNANTTAELDGGGSGAELEDPAAAMDADAATAATPSGAPTPDDSQRQGSDLEVAQEAEAEGGEDAEVEASPELTNTDAQGGSDESPQGATTISA